The genome window TGGAAGAAACTTTGCGGACCTCTGATCGATAGGGACTTGACTCCActgccacctgcgccaacgcgcaagctttcccacagacggtgccaattgtagggacacgatttttaacgacccaaagatgacgttgggctcgtatgtaaagggcccgcacaatatgatttgtagagagtgggtttggaaaggctagCCCTTAATCGCCGGGCAACGGTCTGGTCCTGATTGTATGGGAACTCATACAAAAGTTGGTTTGGCCGGAACAGCCAGGCTTTACATCGATATAACTTTTAAGGGTCTGGTTCCTCAGATTTAGTCCGAGTAGCATTATCTTCCTCTCCCTTTTGTCTcagctctctttcccttttatactggtatttccttcccgttcttcacctacgtgtccgtttctcctcGTTTGGGGCagttactcgtcttatcaatccatacgtcagggtggttgggaaaagctgaatagcatggtatgagtatgggtttgtcaggcgctgggctccgcattaaggtgttggcagctttctcccttgtactgctcttgtactgaatttgtccttttcttcaggcgtttttgtgagatgttggacgtgaggtcgtcctcggccacatccttgggccttcaaggagcttttatTGAGCGTCCTCAGCAGCAGGGCTTATTGGACttggctttgggcccttaacaccAAGTGGGCTGGGACTTCAGATTTCAGGCCCcacaatgatatatatatatatatatatatatatatttcgaTACTAACATTTGAAATTTGCTATAAAACTTAAGTAGTGACAAgtgcaattatttttttgcatttggtTGGATCAAAATGGACAATATGTCTTCTACAATAAAGAAAACGTACATATATGATTGATCAAAATGGGACAATATGGCTAGTTTAATGATTCTCTTCTGGCTTAGTAAAGCTTGGAAACTATTGCAAAACAAGATGTCTCTTTTCTATAGAGTTTTCAAGGCTCACTTTTTTCCCAAGTGCACAATCATGAAGGCTAAAGATTCGAGATCCAGGTCTTATGCATGAAGAAGTATACTCAAAGGGAGAGATGTGATTCAGAGGGGTTTATGTTGGTAGATTAGAAGGTGACTGAAAGACGATAATTAAAGCCTTTACAGAAGATGATGATTCTTTAACAACTTATGGTTTGTTGATCTAGGATGCAAAGGCTTGTTCTAGATCCTTTACTCAATTATGTTACTCTCACACTAGGAGAGAAGATAATATGGCTGCACACAGTCTAGCTAGCTATGAGATGGATGgatttaggcccaaaaagccaaaaacaatgaatttgtagagagtgggttggaaaactgagttttagtGAATCAGACAACAAATAAAGTAAATTTTGATGATAAGAGAACGAAGATAGACAAGTTTgaactaaagaaaatcgtcttTAGCATagtccgaggagatcaattcttatatattaatccttaagtttgattacaagttttGTTCTTagttgctatagtgttttttctctttctaattcTCGATCCCCTTCTCTCATTGCCTCTCTCTCCTTTTATACTCCCTTCCCCTTTCATCTTTACCCTCCACGTGCAGGCCAGATGGTTGGTGTTAATACTTGTCacatcagcaccttcctgaaaTCTTTATGTAGTAGCTATAAAGCTGAAacccactgttcaggtatcacctccatatTAATGTGGTCAGAGggttagctacagagcatttaatgcgatggtagcaactttctccttagatattttaggactccccCCTGTCCTATATTTCTGTAATGCTTATCCGTACCAATAGAATTTCCTAGAACATTCTCCTGGACGGCAGACCATCTCTTCAGATCTCAGCTTTGCTCAGCTGAGGAGGCATTCATCTTTGGCCCACCCTCCTAGGCCCTTCTAACCAAAACTAACTTTCTCTTTTACCAACACGGACTCTCTTGACAATGTTTACTCCTCCTCGGACGACCTTTTGTCATCGGATTGGGCCccaggcccaatatatacatagataatgAGCTCCTATGCCCAATACCCTACCATAGCCCCTCGAGATTCTTCTCTCTGGCTCATCGGGAAGAAAAGAGGATTTTGATGTCACTGCACTTACCGCTTGCTCATTATACCTCACCTCTGATTGCATAGGTTCCTTTTTAATTGCCTAAGGCATGCTCTTAACGCTTCAAAATATGAGACGCgccttcattaaatttttacgGCTTTTTGCTCCCCACGTTCTATGGTGCGATGTGAATCCAACGACTGAGGATTTTGTTGGGAACCGAGTTGGAATTTTCCCGCTTTTAACTTCCTTTTTGATATAAATACAACTCAAATCAATCACTCATCTCACTTTAGCATTCATTTCGTTTAGCACACGTACACTGAACTTGCAAACTTTCCCAACTCACTTGTGCCCTTACAAATACCAAAAGCCTATCCGAGGACACTTTTATTCTTTCTGTAAATCTTCATAAACCTTTACTCTTTATTTTCTATacactcttcttttctttgtgtcTTTTCCTCCTCAgctctttttccttctctttatCTTCTTAGTATCTCCAAGTCTCTCCTAGGAATGGATAGGTTCGCTCATTTGGTAGACTCCAAGGAGGGAATAGAGAGTTTTAGAGCTCTGTATAGGACTCCTCCAGGAGTGTTCATTAGATATTGTAAGGAAAGAGAATGGCACGAGAAAAGGCAAAAGGGGGAAGTGGTAATCCCAATGATTGCCTTCATAAAGGGTGTGATGAGAATTCCCATAGGTACTGTAACCAGGGACTATCTTAGGGCTCATAGGTTAGCTTCCACTCAGTGTGCCCCAAACATGTTTAGAATTTTAGGGAGTGTAGACGCCCTTAATGAAAGAATGGGCTTAGGGTTGACCCACTATGATATCAACTGGGTTTACAACCTCCACCACTTAAAGGGACAAAGGTACTACCTAAAATCTAGGTACCCTGAGATTAGGCTCATTCAATGCCTCCCTAAATCCAACAAGAACCTGAATAAGGACTTTTTGATCATGTAAGGGGAATGGCACAATGGCCTCCCCTGCCCGACGAGAGAGGGGTAACCAGGTGGGGTTTCAGTCTTAGGATGATTATTTTAAAGTTACccccttttctctcttctgtttgtgtttgtacataaaattgtacataaaatttcttctgattttcattattttgttttgttaataatatatatatatatatatatatatattttctcctAATGGTTTTGCAGATAGGAACGTAGCTATTCCCAGCTTCAACCTCGTGAACCAGGCGAGTTTGGATAAGATCCTGAAGGCCGAGGTGTTTGTCCACACAAACAGCCAACTCAGGGCAGCCCACCTGATATTGGACTACATTCTAATATCCAAGAGTTTCCAGGTGCCTAAGTGCATCATTAAAACTAGGGATGCTCGGCTGCAACGGATCAGTGTTATTGCTCTAGGCTTTCTGATCACTGGCCCAATTCCAGAAGGCGTTCTTACCACCAATCCCATACCAAAAGGTATACCCAAGGTAAAGGCTTCCTCTTCCCGTCCCTTCatcaaggaaaaggaaaaagaaaaagaaaaagaagaagaagaaatagttGAAGTGTCTGACTCCAAGGACGACTTCAAGGTATTTAATCAACCTTTATCTCTGGACGCTTCACCTAGTGATCTCAAGTAGTTTTCCCCATCCCAATCTAGCCACCACTAAGGATTTACTCCTATACCAGACGACATGGGGATCCAACAAAAACAGAGGTCAACCCTGCAAGAACTGCTAGAGTTCCAGCCGGGGTGGAATGCTCTTGAGAAGGCGGCCTACACAAAGCTCCCCCCTCCTCCACCCACCCAAACCCTCCGAGCTGACCTTGCTGACCATAAGAGGAAGAGGGAGGAATGGGTAAGGAAGTGGCAGAGACAGGGAGAACCCTCCCCTCCCATGAAGTTTAGCCCCAAAGGGGGGCCAAGCAGCCTAGAAGCCTTTAGACGAGGCAGAGCGGAGGGGCAACCACAGAGATGCAGCCCAAACTTGGGCCCCACACATGGAGTTGGATAGGGCTCCTTTACTTAATGACACCTTCATCCGAGACTTCCAGCAGGGCACGGCTGGGTATGTGGCAGATGTAGTGGAATAATCCCTGCTGCTGCCAAAAGACATGGCTAACCTTAGGTCTATGAGACAGCATGAAGTCTTCCTCAAACTGAAGGGGGACCTGGCTATGATaagtcttctttctttttttctttctttttccttttttctttttttaactataCTTCTCTTCCTTTTCAGGCCATCCAAGCCACATTTAGGGCCAAGGAGACAGTGAATTATTCCCATCGAaaaatgaaggaagaagaagggaGAAGGATAGCAGCCATGGATGCCTTCCACGTAGCCGAAAAAATTAATCAAGAGCTCAAAAGAAAGTTGCTAGAAGAGGAGAGGGAAAGGAAAAGTGCTGTAGCTGCCCTAGACAATATTGAAAGGCAAGCTGAAGGCCAACGGGTGCTTCTTTGCAATGTCAAGGATCAGCTAGTCGCCTCCAAAAAGCATATCATTGccttgaagaaaaaattggagGAGGTCGAAAAGGCCAAGGATCAAGCAAAAAAGGCCCGAGAGGAGGCAAAGAAAGCTAGGGAGGAGGCCGAGCAACAAGGGTATGACATCGGAGTGGCTGACACCAAGGAAGCCCTTAGAGCTGAGGTCTTGGGGGTATATAGGACCTATTGCCTCCAAGTATGAAATGAAGCTCTTAACCAAGCTCGAGTTGAGGCTTCTTCTATACTTAGGAAGGCAGAGAGTGTCTAATACCCTTCAGCCATTCGTGCCTCCCCCTCCAATAGCTCCAAGGTAGACACCCCTCTCGAGGTTGCAGATCTCGAAAAGAGGAGCCCTAACGAGGTCCCTCCCTCCTCTAGCAGCCTTCCAAAAGTGGCTGAGCAACCTGGGGTGAATGGAAAAGGCGCCGAGGTGACTAAGGGATTGGCCCCTAATGCCACCAAGCCCTCAGTTGCTCCCCAGGATCCCACCAGAGATAAAGAGGCACCCAAGATGGAGATTATTCTTGCAACTCTTCCAATACCCGCCAAAGGTGACCCCAAAGGCACAGACTAGGGATCCTCGAAGGCTGCAGTTTCCTAGTCCAAGGACCCACCCCAAGgaaaaattgcaacaaaaaagAAGTAGATTTTAGTATGgttctttcttcttgtttttcttttcttttgttttgcttgCAACTTCTGTTTTGGTTTTCAAAGTTTGTAATCAAGTTGCCCCTTTTGTATTCAATCTGCCTTGCTTtgaggctttaattaattaaagttatgcatattttctttcttcctatGATTCTCATATTGATGTtgatataatttctatcttatcTAACACTTAATAAACGTAGTAATGAGGTAAAACTTTTGTCATTAATCTGCATAAGTAACAGAAAAGTAATCCCAATTCATATGGTCAGCAACAAAACAAGTTAAATCTACTAAGTCCATCATCTCAACAAAGCATAAGTTTAACTTTAAGGACATACACAGTAATGTAGCATACATACAGGTTTAAACTTACTATGTTCCCTACTCATTAGCAAGTTTAAAGGACTAGAAGGATAATCAATTCTCAAACAAATACAGGTATGCCTGTAAATGCTTTAAGTAATACTCATGAGCATTCACTTGAGCCTATTATCACAGTGAAAATCTTTGCTGTTTAGAGTGGCAAATCATATTTGACATTCAAGTAATCAATAAGAAGCACTAATTTACATCAAGTATGTAGTCCAAAGAGTCTGAAATAACTAAGGCTTTGCCTTGACACTTGGTAAAAtgataggaagtattaatttactcaaaatatgtggtctgaggagtcaGGCATAgctgaggttctgtttaatacttagataaatGTCAgggagtattaatttacccaaagcatgtggtctgaggagccagacatagttaaggttttgtttaatactgaAATAGATGTTaaggagtattaatttacccaaagcatgttgTCTGAGTaaccaggcatagctaaggttctgtttaataatCAGAAAAGTAacttaacatatcaatttacctaaagtatgtggtccgaggagttaggcatgactaaggttctgtttgaaACTTAGAAAGATgctattaagtattaatttagccaaagtatgtggtccaaggaatcaagcatagctaaggttctatttaatactcaGAAAAGTAacttaacatatcaatttacccaagataTGTGGTTCGAGGATCCAGGCATggccaaggttctgtttgatacttagaaagatgccattaagtattaatttacccaaagtatgtggtccgaaaAACCaa of Quercus lobata isolate SW786 chromosome 8, ValleyOak3.0 Primary Assembly, whole genome shotgun sequence contains these proteins:
- the LOC115956982 gene encoding uncharacterized protein LOC115956982; this translates as MGIQQKQRSTLQELLEFQPGWNALEKAAYTKLPPPPPTQTLRADLADHKRKREEWAIQATFRAKETVNYSHRKMKEEEGRRIAAMDAFHVAEKINQELKRKLLEEERERKSAVAALDNIERQAEGQRVLLCNVKDQLVASKKHIIALKKKLEEVEKAKDQAKKAREEAKKAREEAEQQGYDIGVADTKEALRAEVLGVYRTYCLQVDTPLEVADLEKRSPNEVPPSSSSLPKVAEQPGVNGKGAEVTKGLAPNATKPSVAPQDPTRDKEAPKMEIILATLPIPAKGDPKGTD